One Cupriavidus taiwanensis DNA window includes the following coding sequences:
- a CDS encoding sigma 54-interacting transcriptional regulator, with translation MKTDRWAYENLEVYVWEGKYEIADRVTRFLAPLGVDVIRAGALEALPAEPRLKPCIAVISVSVIGAARFSLDWEAAHGMPVIWVAGPGRETDPGRFPPEYAHILADDFTGADLRGQIGKLLPQLLATDAPAEREADLVAGSAAMRQLLQHVETFADFGSNVMLYGETGAGKERIARLFHERNSTYGKGPFVAVNCGAIPDGLFESQFFGHAKGAFTGASFAHRGYFEQANGGTLFLDEIGDLPLFQQVKLLRVLEENVITRLGSTLAVKLDFRLVAATNKDLRDAVRQGRFRADLFFRLAVIEMRIPSLEERGPADKVALLQSFLRHMLGASGYEALPPMPDWLKGAVGTAYFTGNVRELRNLAERVGITVQQTGHWDEERIRPLFRALHPGAFDGGERADLRGDMEERRRILAALDANGWRRQDTAASLGISRKVLWEKMRKYQIADSEAEPV, from the coding sequence ATGAAGACAGACCGCTGGGCCTACGAAAACCTTGAAGTCTACGTGTGGGAAGGCAAGTACGAGATTGCCGACCGCGTCACGCGTTTCCTCGCGCCGCTGGGCGTGGACGTGATCCGCGCCGGCGCGCTCGAGGCCTTGCCCGCAGAGCCGCGGCTGAAGCCGTGCATCGCGGTGATCAGCGTGTCGGTGATCGGCGCCGCTCGCTTTTCGCTGGACTGGGAGGCCGCGCACGGCATGCCGGTGATCTGGGTGGCCGGGCCGGGGCGCGAGACCGATCCCGGCCGCTTCCCGCCCGAGTACGCGCATATCCTGGCCGATGACTTTACCGGTGCCGACCTGCGCGGCCAGATCGGCAAGCTGCTGCCGCAGCTGCTCGCCACCGACGCGCCCGCCGAGCGCGAGGCCGACCTGGTGGCCGGCTCCGCGGCGATGCGCCAGCTGCTGCAGCACGTCGAGACCTTTGCCGACTTCGGCAGCAATGTGATGCTGTACGGCGAGACCGGCGCGGGCAAGGAGCGCATCGCGCGCCTGTTCCACGAGCGCAACAGCACCTATGGCAAGGGCCCGTTCGTCGCGGTCAACTGCGGTGCGATTCCCGACGGGCTGTTCGAGTCGCAGTTCTTCGGCCACGCCAAGGGCGCGTTCACCGGCGCGTCGTTCGCGCATCGCGGATACTTCGAGCAGGCCAACGGCGGCACGCTGTTTCTCGATGAAATCGGCGACCTGCCGCTGTTCCAGCAGGTCAAGCTGCTGCGCGTGCTGGAAGAGAACGTGATCACGCGGCTGGGCTCGACGCTGGCGGTGAAGCTGGATTTCCGGCTGGTGGCGGCGACCAACAAGGACCTGCGCGACGCGGTGCGGCAGGGGCGCTTTCGCGCCGACCTGTTCTTCCGGCTGGCCGTGATCGAGATGCGCATCCCCAGCCTGGAAGAACGCGGCCCGGCCGACAAGGTGGCGCTGCTGCAGTCATTCCTGCGCCATATGCTGGGCGCGTCGGGCTACGAGGCCTTGCCGCCGATGCCGGACTGGCTCAAGGGCGCGGTCGGCACCGCCTACTTCACCGGCAACGTGCGCGAGCTGCGCAACCTGGCCGAGCGCGTCGGCATCACCGTGCAGCAGACCGGCCACTGGGACGAGGAACGCATCCGGCCGCTGTTCCGCGCGCTGCATCCGGGCGCATTCGATGGCGGCGAGCGCGCCGACCTGCGCGGCGATATGGAAGAGCGCCGCCGCATCTTGGCCGCGCTCGACGCCAACGGCTGGCGGCGGCAGGACACCGCGGCCAGCCTCGGCATCAGCCGCAAGGTGCTGTGGGAAAAAATGCGCAAGTACCAGATCGCCGACAGCGAGGCCGAGCCGGTCTGA
- a CDS encoding pilus assembly protein TadD, translating into MARSVGLATGRVRTSAACLLLAALAGLSGCAASNNGAAAMHEQAEAQVELAKLRDKTARAEYSEQAVYLGLIRKMQQDGLYFASLAHIEVYVQRFGAGPEIQMMRADALRETGQDQAATEAYQKLAATAKGAEAAHAHHGLGLLAGRQDDFARAVTELRAAAALDPVNARIASDLGYALMRAGALQDARVPVMQALELDARNPRVISNAVVWLMADGKRAQANAMMQKAALPEPTRSAIRKEADRIARAAAARDRAAARQGQKPIPAPAAVAVVAKPIAIAAQAGATP; encoded by the coding sequence ATGGCGCGCTCAGTGGGTCTGGCCACGGGCCGGGTCCGGACTTCGGCCGCGTGCCTGCTGCTGGCCGCGCTGGCCGGGCTGTCTGGCTGCGCCGCCAGCAACAACGGCGCCGCGGCCATGCACGAGCAGGCCGAGGCCCAGGTGGAACTGGCCAAATTGCGCGACAAGACCGCGCGCGCCGAATACAGCGAGCAGGCGGTCTACCTGGGCCTGATTCGCAAGATGCAGCAGGACGGTCTGTACTTTGCCTCGCTCGCGCATATCGAGGTCTATGTGCAGCGCTTCGGCGCCGGCCCGGAGATCCAGATGATGCGCGCCGATGCGCTGCGCGAGACCGGACAGGACCAGGCCGCCACCGAGGCGTACCAGAAGCTGGCCGCCACCGCCAAAGGCGCCGAGGCCGCGCACGCGCACCACGGGCTGGGCCTGCTGGCCGGGCGCCAGGACGACTTTGCGCGCGCGGTCACCGAATTGCGCGCCGCCGCCGCGCTGGACCCGGTCAACGCGCGCATCGCCAGCGACCTGGGCTATGCGCTGATGCGCGCCGGCGCGCTGCAGGACGCGCGCGTGCCGGTGATGCAGGCGCTCGAACTGGACGCGCGCAATCCGCGCGTGATCAGCAATGCCGTGGTGTGGCTGATGGCCGATGGCAAGCGCGCCCAGGCCAACGCCATGATGCAGAAGGCCGCGTTGCCCGAGCCCACCCGCAGCGCGATCCGCAAGGAAGCCGACCGCATCGCCCGCGCCGCCGCCGCGCGCGACCGCGCCGCGGCGCGCCAGGGCCAGAAACCGATCCCCGCGCCCGCCGCCGTCGCGGTCGTGGCCAAGCCAATCGCCATCGCCGCGCAAGCCGGCGCTACACCATGA
- a CDS encoding 3-oxoacid CoA-transferase subunit A, with protein MINKLYDSVEAAVAGIHDGATILTGGFGLAGMPAELIDALIAQGARDLTIVNNNAGNGDTGLAALLKTKRVRKIICSFPRQADSYVFDSLYHAGEIELELVPQGNLAERIRAAGAGIGGFFTRTAYGTPLAEGKETRIIDGQGYVFETPIHADFALIKADTADRWGNLTYRKTARNFGPIMAMAAKCAIVQVSRVVELGEMDPEHIVTPGLFVKRVVKVA; from the coding sequence GTGATCAACAAGCTATACGACTCGGTGGAAGCGGCGGTTGCCGGCATCCACGACGGCGCCACCATCCTGACCGGCGGCTTCGGCCTGGCAGGCATGCCCGCGGAACTGATCGACGCGCTGATCGCACAAGGCGCGCGCGACCTTACCATCGTCAACAACAACGCCGGCAACGGCGACACCGGGCTGGCCGCGCTGCTCAAGACCAAGCGCGTGCGCAAGATCATCTGCTCGTTCCCGCGCCAGGCGGATTCCTACGTGTTCGATTCGCTCTACCATGCCGGCGAGATCGAGCTGGAGCTGGTGCCGCAGGGCAACCTGGCCGAGCGCATCCGCGCCGCCGGCGCCGGCATCGGCGGCTTCTTCACCCGCACCGCCTACGGCACGCCGCTGGCCGAGGGCAAGGAAACCCGCATCATCGACGGCCAGGGCTATGTGTTCGAAACCCCGATCCACGCCGACTTTGCGCTGATCAAGGCCGACACCGCCGACCGCTGGGGCAACCTGACCTACCGCAAGACCGCGCGCAATTTCGGGCCGATCATGGCGATGGCCGCCAAATGCGCCATCGTGCAGGTCAGCCGCGTGGTCGAGCTGGGCGAGATGGATCCCGAGCACATCGTCACGCCGGGCCTGTTCGTCAAGCGTGTCGTCAAGGTCGCCTGA
- a CDS encoding 3-oxoacid CoA-transferase subunit B: protein MQRLTRDQMAARVAKDIPDGAVVNLGIGLPTLVGNHLPADKEILLHSENGLLGMGPAPAPGEEDGDLINAGKQPVTIKPGGSYFHHADSFAMMRGGHLDFCVLGAFQVSATGDLANWHTGAPGAIPAVGGAMDLAIGAKQVFVMMEHLTKQGESKIVPQCTYPLTGIGCVTRVYTDLATLDVTADGLVARDLVEGLSFDELQRLTGVPLKQA from the coding sequence ATGCAACGCCTGACCCGCGATCAGATGGCCGCCCGCGTGGCCAAAGACATTCCCGACGGTGCCGTGGTCAACCTCGGCATCGGCCTGCCCACCCTGGTCGGCAACCACCTGCCGGCCGACAAGGAAATCCTGCTGCACAGCGAGAACGGCCTGCTCGGCATGGGCCCCGCGCCCGCGCCCGGTGAAGAGGACGGCGACCTGATCAACGCCGGCAAGCAGCCGGTGACGATCAAGCCGGGCGGCTCTTACTTCCATCACGCCGACTCGTTTGCGATGATGCGCGGCGGCCATCTCGACTTCTGCGTGCTGGGCGCGTTCCAGGTGTCGGCAACGGGCGACCTGGCCAACTGGCATACCGGCGCACCGGGCGCCATTCCCGCCGTGGGCGGCGCGATGGACCTGGCGATCGGCGCCAAGCAGGTGTTCGTGATGATGGAGCACCTGACCAAGCAGGGCGAAAGCAAGATCGTGCCGCAATGCACCTATCCGCTGACCGGCATCGGTTGCGTCACGCGCGTCTACACTGACCTCGCCACGCTCGACGTGACCGCCGACGGGCTGGTCGCGCGCGACCTGGTGGAGGGCCTGAGCTTTGACGAACTGCAGCGCCTGACCGGCGTGCCCCTGAAGCAGGCCTGA
- a CDS encoding AAA family ATPase, with the protein MRPLHLTLQAFGPFAATEEIDFTRLGEQAFVLIHGPTGAGKTTLLDAICFALYGDTSGGERSAQAMRSANAASTLRTEVTLTFSLGAQRWRVVRSPVQERPRQRGEGWVTEPARAQLDLHDGSGWVSKASQPGKVSDAVRDLLGFDSAQFRQVIVLPQGRFRELLTASSQARQAILERLFRTELYRRVEELLKTEAAGIRRDAERIAIQRDEALRQAGVESAQTLADSVAAMQAELHALQGQEQGARAAQAAAQAALAAGEQVAARLQERGQAQAAHAALLARQPAMEDQRARLHAAQRAARVMPAWLAAQAAQRDHTAASAALAQATEHAARAGQRAAQAAAMLQAQVQQADARQAAQRRVAQLEALLPRAQRLGALHRALQEAEAGQAAAASARERAAAQLETCRAAAVNAEAALGQAQLAAAQAQTSALQLASLQERARQFERYRQAGHSLQAANTQAIGHAQAEQQAARQRDRCRAALADAEAAWRAGQAARLAQTLASGDACPVCGSTAHPEPARHVAQPLSDLALEAARHAVLEAEAEAVRCAGQHQAAQLAIAQARERLEELAAELGDASEDAAARLDAEIEARQAALAQQRQASAGLAQREAAIATSRAARDRAEAVHRDAVAAADAAAQALAHCRGEWQAESAQVPEDSRDPVALGEALRQAQATLSGLEQALAAAQAAERQAAAGDAGAQAALVSARQSQAQVAERMANADAALAQALAQHGFGDARAHADACLEEDAMLALDATLRAFDSQLAAAVDRRERAEAAAQALDAPDLDGLRAALGACAATVEDLVRQQAERGRSRDALLQCQQRLQQLDAQGRDIEARFAVLGRLAEVANGNNPRRMTFQRFVLATLLDEVLEAASARLLAMSRGRYVLQRVREQADQRSAGGLDIEVFDHDTGAARPANTLSGGEGFLASLSLALGLADVVQSRAGGIQLDTLFVDEGFGTLDPESLDFALRTLLDLQQAGRLVGIISHVTELRERIDVRLEVRPGTGGSRVLLTGVPVAV; encoded by the coding sequence ATGAGACCGCTGCATCTGACACTGCAGGCGTTCGGCCCCTTTGCCGCGACCGAAGAGATCGACTTCACGCGGCTGGGCGAGCAGGCCTTCGTGCTGATCCATGGCCCGACCGGCGCGGGCAAGACCACGCTGCTCGACGCCATCTGCTTCGCGCTGTATGGCGATACCTCCGGCGGCGAACGCAGTGCGCAGGCCATGCGCAGCGCCAATGCCGCGTCCACGCTGCGCACCGAGGTCACGCTGACGTTCAGCCTTGGCGCGCAGCGCTGGCGCGTGGTGCGCTCGCCCGTGCAGGAGCGGCCCAGGCAGCGCGGCGAGGGCTGGGTGACCGAGCCCGCGCGGGCGCAACTGGACCTGCACGACGGCAGCGGCTGGGTCAGCAAGGCCAGCCAGCCGGGCAAGGTCAGCGATGCCGTGCGCGACCTGCTGGGTTTCGACAGCGCGCAGTTCCGCCAGGTGATCGTGCTGCCGCAGGGGCGTTTTCGCGAACTGCTGACCGCCAGCTCGCAGGCGCGGCAGGCCATCCTGGAACGGCTGTTCCGCACCGAGCTGTACCGGCGCGTGGAAGAGCTGCTGAAGACCGAGGCCGCCGGCATTCGGCGCGACGCCGAGCGCATTGCCATCCAGCGCGACGAAGCCTTGCGGCAGGCCGGGGTGGAGTCGGCACAAACGTTGGCGGACAGCGTCGCGGCGATGCAGGCCGAATTGCACGCGCTGCAAGGCCAGGAGCAGGGCGCCCGCGCCGCGCAAGCCGCCGCGCAGGCTGCGCTGGCCGCCGGCGAGCAGGTGGCGGCGCGCCTGCAGGAGCGCGGGCAGGCGCAGGCCGCCCACGCCGCGCTGCTGGCGCGGCAGCCGGCCATGGAAGACCAGCGCGCCCGCTTGCACGCCGCCCAGCGCGCCGCGCGCGTCATGCCGGCGTGGCTGGCCGCGCAGGCCGCGCAGCGCGACCACACCGCCGCCTCCGCGGCATTGGCGCAGGCGACCGAGCACGCCGCGCGCGCCGGGCAACGCGCCGCGCAGGCCGCGGCGATGTTGCAGGCGCAGGTGCAGCAGGCTGACGCTCGCCAGGCAGCGCAGCGCCGGGTGGCGCAGCTGGAGGCGCTGCTGCCGCGCGCGCAGCGGCTGGGCGCGCTGCATCGGGCGTTGCAGGAAGCCGAAGCTGGACAGGCCGCGGCCGCCAGCGCACGTGAGCGCGCGGCAGCGCAGCTGGAAACATGCCGCGCCGCTGCCGTGAACGCCGAAGCGGCGCTGGGGCAGGCGCAGCTCGCCGCGGCGCAGGCACAGACGAGCGCCTTGCAGCTGGCATCGCTGCAGGAGCGCGCGCGGCAATTCGAACGCTACCGTCAAGCTGGGCATTCGCTGCAAGCCGCGAACACGCAGGCCATTGGCCACGCACAGGCCGAACAACAGGCGGCGCGCCAGCGCGACCGCTGCCGCGCCGCGCTGGCCGACGCTGAAGCCGCGTGGCGCGCCGGGCAGGCCGCGCGCCTGGCGCAGACGCTGGCGTCAGGTGACGCCTGCCCGGTGTGCGGCAGCACCGCGCATCCCGAGCCGGCCCGCCACGTGGCGCAGCCGCTGTCGGACCTGGCGCTGGAAGCCGCGCGCCACGCCGTGCTGGAAGCGGAAGCCGAGGCGGTGCGCTGTGCCGGCCAGCACCAGGCCGCGCAACTGGCGATCGCACAGGCACGCGAGCGGCTGGAAGAACTGGCCGCGGAACTGGGCGATGCCAGCGAGGATGCGGCCGCACGGCTCGACGCCGAAATCGAAGCGCGGCAAGCGGCGCTGGCGCAGCAGCGCCAGGCCTCGGCCGGCCTGGCGCAACGCGAGGCCGCGATCGCAACCTCGCGCGCGGCGCGCGACCGCGCCGAAGCCGTGCACCGCGATGCCGTTGCAGCGGCCGATGCCGCCGCGCAGGCGCTGGCGCATTGCCGCGGCGAATGGCAGGCCGAGAGCGCGCAGGTGCCCGAGGATTCGCGCGATCCGGTGGCCCTGGGCGAGGCACTGCGCCAGGCGCAGGCCACGTTGTCGGGGCTGGAACAGGCGCTGGCCGCGGCGCAGGCCGCCGAGCGGCAGGCCGCGGCCGGGGACGCCGGTGCGCAGGCCGCGCTGGTATCGGCCCGGCAGTCTCAGGCGCAAGTTGCCGAACGCATGGCCAACGCCGATGCTGCCTTGGCGCAGGCGCTCGCGCAGCATGGTTTTGGCGATGCGCGGGCGCACGCCGATGCATGCCTGGAGGAGGACGCAATGCTTGCGCTGGACGCCACGCTGCGCGCATTCGACAGCCAGCTGGCCGCCGCCGTGGACCGGCGCGAACGCGCCGAAGCTGCCGCGCAAGCGCTCGATGCCCCGGATCTGGATGGCCTGCGCGCAGCGCTCGGCGCTTGCGCGGCGACGGTGGAGGACCTGGTGCGGCAGCAGGCCGAGCGCGGCCGTTCGCGCGACGCGCTGCTGCAATGCCAGCAGCGGCTGCAGCAGCTGGACGCGCAGGGCCGTGACATCGAAGCGCGCTTCGCCGTGCTGGGCCGGCTGGCCGAGGTGGCCAACGGCAACAACCCGCGCCGCATGACGTTCCAGCGCTTCGTGCTGGCCACGCTGCTCGACGAGGTGCTGGAAGCCGCGTCCGCGCGTCTGCTGGCGATGAGCCGCGGCCGCTACGTGCTGCAGCGCGTGCGCGAGCAGGCCGACCAGCGCAGCGCCGGCGGGCTCGATATCGAAGTGTTCGACCACGATACCGGCGCGGCGCGGCCGGCCAATACGCTGTCAGGCGGCGAGGGCTTTCTGGCTTCGCTGTCGCTGGCGCTGGGCCTGGCCGACGTGGTGCAGTCGCGCGCGGGCGGCATCCAGCTCGATACGCTGTTCGTCGACGAAGGCTTTGGCACGCTTGATCCCGAAAGCCTGGACTTCGCCCTGCGCACGCTGCTCGACTTGCAGCAGGCCGGGCGCCTGGTCGGCATCATCTCGCACGTGACCGAGTTGCGCGAGCGCATCGACGTGCGGCTGGAAGTGCGTCCCGGCACCGGCGGCAGCCGTGTGCTGCTGACCGGTGTACCGGTGGCGGTCTAG
- a CDS encoding TadG family pilus assembly protein has translation MSLRLPPVPRTRRCARGAVSVMAAVLIATVAIAALVSIDVGHVFMRQRQLQNMVDLAAMSAAQQLKRADSPASLNAAVLGTVSNIGAKNGYPSGIAMGCADAAGGSADAMTACVGVWDPATAGPRHFNGAYNAATVSPNAVRVQATQTVPILFVFNGGSGRQLFAESIASGSPPVAAFSLGTGLLDVSTANSMLSVLLGNTVNLSLADWQGLVNTTVTLDQLRLEADVGTLEQLLNASLSLRDYYALVLGAAGRDTLLSTMLGSPPTTLGASGAAATVSLARLLDLGLMAPAASSAVEVGLNVAQLLLAGAQIARGDTAVALPLNIPKLPFGLGGISANLRVIEPPVTAAGPARQLSSNPDTWQTSASSSQVRLTLLLQIRADILKPVLDANLNVPLYLDVAGATADLTRLQCAANPADRRATMHVKSGLATACLTDGCTGGEVVLGQAKVGPLDVAEVIATDVPRYGNTVGQDITLPPGGHAQAGMADPFGGLFSQALSLKVRTKLLGILSLPLDLGPVLAPLGAALDALVPPLLNGLGVQLGNSDLWLHSIDCNNAELVY, from the coding sequence ATGAGCCTGCGCCTGCCGCCGGTGCCCCGCACCCGTCGCTGCGCACGCGGCGCCGTCAGCGTGATGGCGGCGGTGCTGATCGCCACCGTCGCGATTGCCGCGCTGGTGTCGATCGACGTCGGCCATGTGTTCATGCGCCAGCGGCAGCTGCAGAACATGGTGGACCTGGCGGCGATGTCGGCGGCGCAGCAGCTCAAGCGGGCGGATAGTCCAGCCAGTCTCAACGCCGCGGTGCTGGGAACGGTCAGCAATATCGGCGCGAAGAACGGGTATCCGTCAGGCATCGCCATGGGCTGTGCGGACGCGGCCGGCGGTAGCGCGGATGCGATGACGGCGTGCGTTGGCGTATGGGACCCGGCGACTGCCGGTCCGCGGCACTTCAATGGCGCGTATAACGCCGCCACGGTCTCGCCCAATGCCGTGCGGGTGCAGGCCACGCAGACGGTGCCGATCCTGTTCGTATTCAACGGCGGCAGCGGCAGGCAGCTGTTTGCCGAATCGATTGCCAGCGGCAGCCCGCCGGTGGCGGCGTTTTCGCTGGGCACGGGATTGCTGGACGTCTCTACGGCCAACAGCATGCTGAGCGTGCTGCTTGGCAATACGGTGAACCTGTCGCTGGCGGACTGGCAGGGACTGGTCAATACCACGGTGACGCTGGACCAGCTGCGGCTCGAGGCGGACGTCGGCACCCTGGAGCAACTGCTGAATGCGTCGCTGAGCCTGCGTGATTACTATGCGCTGGTCCTTGGCGCGGCCGGGCGCGATACGCTGCTGTCGACCATGCTGGGCAGCCCGCCGACCACGCTGGGAGCAAGCGGGGCCGCCGCGACGGTATCGCTGGCAAGGCTGCTTGACCTTGGCCTGATGGCGCCCGCGGCATCGTCGGCGGTGGAAGTGGGCCTGAATGTCGCGCAGCTGCTGCTGGCCGGTGCGCAAATCGCACGCGGGGACACCGCGGTCGCCTTGCCGCTGAACATCCCCAAGTTGCCCTTTGGCCTGGGTGGCATCAGCGCCAACCTGCGCGTGATCGAACCACCGGTCACGGCGGCCGGTCCGGCGCGGCAACTGTCCAGCAATCCGGACACCTGGCAGACCAGCGCCAGTTCCTCCCAGGTCAGGCTGACGCTGCTGCTCCAGATCAGGGCCGACATCCTGAAGCCGGTTCTGGACGCCAACCTGAACGTGCCGCTTTATCTCGATGTCGCCGGCGCCACGGCCGACCTCACCCGGCTGCAGTGCGCGGCCAACCCGGCGGACCGTCGGGCCACGATGCATGTGAAGAGCGGCCTGGCCACGGCATGCCTGACCGATGGCTGCACAGGTGGCGAGGTGGTGCTCGGCCAGGCTAAGGTGGGGCCGCTGGACGTCGCAGAGGTTATTGCCACCGACGTGCCGCGCTATGGCAACACCGTCGGCCAGGACATCACCCTGCCGCCGGGCGGGCATGCGCAAGCGGGTATGGCTGATCCATTTGGCGGGTTGTTCTCGCAGGCGCTGTCGCTGAAGGTACGGACGAAATTGCTGGGGATCCTCAGCTTGCCCCTGGATCTCGGCCCGGTGCTGGCGCCGCTGGGGGCTGCGCTCGACGCGCTGGTCCCGCCGTTGCTCAATGGCCTCGGCGTCCAGCTGGGCAACAGCGACCTCTGGCTCCACAGCATCGATTGCAACAACGCAGAACTGGTGTACTGA
- a CDS encoding exonuclease SbcCD subunit D — protein MRFLHTADWHLGRLFHARSLLEDQAHLLDQFVELVRTERPDAVLIAGDVYDRAVPPPEAVALLDDVLGRIVVDAGVPVVMIAGNHDSAQRLEFGARLMRAQGLHVAGRTLPAASCVRLHDAHGEVRVYALPYAEPAVVRDAMGTEMPSHEAALRAQLDAIRAVHPAGVRAVVVGHAFVVGGAASESERPLSVGGSGAVAAELFDGFDLVALGHLHRPQTLGGGRIHYAGSLLKYSLSECAHQKSVSRIELDADGAVTITPVALQPLRDVRVVEGELAQLLAAGADDAQRDDYIHARLTDTGALLDPMARLRQVYPNALAIERTVLARSGMASEAGRKLRQLGTGELFASFFREVADAELDPDQRAALDQVLAGIAAAERESA, from the coding sequence TTGCGTTTCCTTCACACCGCCGACTGGCATCTCGGCCGCCTCTTCCATGCGCGCAGCCTGCTGGAAGACCAGGCCCATCTTCTCGACCAGTTTGTCGAACTGGTCCGCACCGAGCGCCCGGATGCCGTGCTGATTGCCGGCGACGTCTACGACCGCGCCGTGCCGCCGCCCGAAGCGGTGGCCTTGCTCGACGACGTGCTGGGCCGCATCGTGGTCGACGCCGGCGTGCCGGTGGTGATGATCGCGGGCAACCACGACAGCGCGCAGCGCCTGGAATTCGGCGCACGGCTGATGCGCGCGCAGGGCCTGCATGTGGCCGGCCGCACGCTGCCTGCCGCCAGTTGCGTGCGCCTGCACGACGCGCACGGCGAAGTCCGCGTCTACGCGCTGCCGTATGCCGAGCCCGCCGTGGTGCGCGATGCCATGGGCACCGAAATGCCGTCGCACGAAGCCGCCTTGCGCGCGCAGCTCGATGCCATCCGCGCGGTGCATCCGGCGGGCGTGCGCGCGGTGGTGGTGGGCCATGCCTTCGTGGTGGGCGGCGCGGCCAGCGAATCGGAACGGCCGCTGTCCGTAGGCGGCAGTGGCGCCGTGGCGGCCGAGCTGTTCGACGGCTTCGACCTGGTCGCGCTGGGCCACCTGCACCGGCCGCAGACGCTGGGCGGCGGGCGCATCCACTATGCGGGTTCGCTGCTGAAATATTCGCTGTCGGAGTGCGCGCATCAGAAGTCGGTGTCGCGCATCGAACTGGATGCGGACGGGGCCGTGACGATCACGCCGGTGGCGCTGCAGCCGCTGCGCGACGTGCGCGTGGTGGAGGGCGAACTGGCACAGCTGCTGGCCGCCGGCGCCGACGACGCGCAACGCGACGACTACATCCACGCACGCCTTACCGATACCGGCGCGCTGCTCGACCCGATGGCCCGGCTGCGCCAGGTCTATCCCAACGCGCTCGCGATCGAGCGCACGGTGCTGGCGCGCAGCGGCATGGCGTCGGAGGCCGGGCGCAAGCTGCGGCAACTCGGCACCGGCGAGCTGTTCGCCAGTTTCTTCCGCGAAGTGGCCGATGCCGAGCTGGACCCGGACCAGCGCGCCGCGCTCGACCAGGTGCTGGCCGGCATCGCCGCGGCGGAGCGGGAGTCGGCATGA
- a CDS encoding DUF3613 domain-containing protein, with the protein MTANPLVAIRKPAACVALSLCALASPAHAQGDAAAAEAAPASVGPLAAPPAQREIGADTRTILAIQREGTQAGPMLPMHGEQAALGYERYLNSFRFALPEFYTGQANASTTRAGSAGQVLGGK; encoded by the coding sequence ATGACAGCCAATCCTCTTGTTGCGATCCGCAAGCCTGCCGCGTGCGTGGCGCTAAGCCTGTGCGCACTGGCCTCGCCCGCGCACGCGCAGGGCGACGCCGCGGCGGCCGAAGCGGCGCCCGCCTCCGTTGGCCCGCTTGCGGCACCACCCGCGCAGCGCGAGATCGGCGCCGACACGCGCACCATCCTGGCAATCCAGCGCGAAGGCACGCAGGCTGGTCCGATGCTGCCGATGCACGGAGAGCAAGCCGCGCTGGGCTATGAGCGCTACCTGAACAGCTTCCGCTTCGCGCTGCCCGAGTTCTACACCGGCCAGGCCAACGCCAGCACCACGCGCGCCGGCTCGGCCGGGCAGGTACTGGGCGGAAAATGA